Part of the Musa acuminata AAA Group cultivar baxijiao chromosome BXJ3-10, Cavendish_Baxijiao_AAA, whole genome shotgun sequence genome, agtaaaagaattagTGTGACAGATACATTTTCGTAGACAAACTATTAAAGCACTCATCACAGTTCATCCATCAGGAAAAGTCAAGAAACAGAAGGAGAAAATGAAAATGTTACGCTATTCTTGTAATGATAAACATCATCCTTTGTGTTTATAGAATGAAACAGGTCCTCTGCTTTCTGGTCTTTTTCTTTGGCTTTGGTGGACAAAGAACCACCTTAATTGCAGCATCAAATACAGCCTTCACATTCTAAAAAAAAGATGAGAAGTTAATATGAACTATATAATATGTTTCTATTGACTATTTCTGATTGTTTAAAATGTTGTTATAAGTCTATCGGTCACAGGTGAGATATTTAATGATGGTTATCGGTATCTTATAACATTTCAAACTTGGTGTCCTTCCAATAGAAACGAGCATcctatttttcctctttttttgaattcaagttaagaACATCGCAATCAATTCATGCTATGTAAATTGTTATCCCTCAGTGTCTGAATAATGACTTTGAGAAACTTCAGAATTCAAAGTCTTAACATCAAAAAGGCATAATAGGCTTGTTTGGATCTTGCATTACCTGTTGAGTCTTGGAACTACATTCTGTGTAGACAGCCGCACCTATCATTTTCTTTAGCTCTTCTCCCTGCTTATAGTCAAACAGTATGCTGCACTTAGTTTATGACTTGATAAGTACCGCTTTATAGACTGACTAGCAGTAGGTCAACTTGCCTGTGCAGTTGTGATAGGTCTTGCCCCAGGGTGATCAATGAAAAATTGCTTGTCTTCACGTAAGTCTGCACCGCATTAAGACCAAGATTATACAACTTACTGAGTAGTATTTTGGAAGGTTAAACCTTCAATTTGAAATCAAAAGGGAAATAGCATCATACTATCTTTAAAGATGACTTTTCAAAGGGGTCTACTGGTGGATAAGTTTAAAGAGTTCAGACACATAATAGGTTATATAGGTCAACAACTGAACTACTAATCAACTTATCATTAATTAGATCGCCAATGAAGCAGTGACCTTATGACCTGAATGGTTTGACTATCTGATGAAAGATACCTCAGGTGCATTATAGAATATTCAATTCATGGAAAACCATACTGGTCAACTTGTAGGTTGCATCTAACTCCTTGTATGCAAGTAGTTgctttcttttacttttttttttcttgttagctAAGTTTATCTAGACATAAATTTCAATtaaaagaatacaatgttattaCCAAGTTTAGTCCCAACTAGCACAATCGGCACATTTGGAGCATAATGTCTCAACTCAGGAATCCACTGCGAAAAAAAGAGAAGGTCATGAGATACAAATAGAGGACACAATGATGCATGAAAGCTGAAAGAAAACATGCCAAGGGTATTTTTTACCTTCTTGTATATGTTCTCATAGCTGGCCTTACTGGTGAGAGAAAATGCTAAAAGAAATACATCAGCTCCTCTGTAACTGAGAGGTCTGAGCCTATTGTAGTCCTCTTGTCCTGAATTCACAATATTGGAAAGCTATTCCATCTCAGTTTGATTTCCTCATGAGGTATGATTGATCGAGTATTTACTGTTTGTCTTTTAGATTGACTAGTTATTGTTGTCTTTTACATTTGTACTTGAGAATCTAATGCTAGCAAAacttgatatgaaatatttacaaTGTATAGAATTTAGACAAGATGTTGAAATGATGGAGTACTCCATAAACAGAGAGGAAGATCTACTTTTTCTATCAATAATGATCAAATTAACTATCCCCAGTTGTTTGATGATAGTAAAGCATATACAATTGTGGCTGGATATAGACGTATTCGAACAATTTTCCAGTTGAAATACACTGTTAACTTATGCAAACTATTTCTAGCTTTGCCATAGAGCAGGAGACCAGAATCTATGGCCAGATCGATTTAGCACCATATAAGTAGGGCAATTAAGCTCACCTGCTGTGTCCCAAAGCCCAAGGTTCACTGTGCTTCCATCAACTATTACATTAGCACTGAAGTTATCGAACACAGTCGGGACATAATCCTGTTAAGAACAGTCGCAACAAGAGAAAGCACGGCTGAATTCTACCTCATAACTATGCAAATTTTTCAGGTAAAAAGCTGAGCTTCCCCGTGTTACCGTCGGAAAAGTATTGCTGGTGTAGGAGATGAGCATGCAGGTCTTCCCGACTGCCCCGTCGCCGACCGTCACGCATTTGATGAACCTTGGCGTGCTCATCGTTGTAATGGCACTGGTACtgtttcttcttctccctctccctggtgctggtgctggtgctgatggtatatatatatatatatatatatatatatatatgcgtttGTCTCAGGCTTTAACCACCATTGGGCCAACAAAGTAGGAAGGACAGAGAGGAAGAGCGATGAAAGGTGGGGATTTCTGCTGCAAAGTGTTTGAATTTTGAATGGGGGCCGGGGAACGTAGGGCGGACTAGGAAGTGGTGGTAGGAGAGGCCCCCTCGTCTTTAATGAGGTGGGGAGCAGCGCCaccaccgccaggggtgcacagcTCATGCATGCTTCACGAAGGCAGAGCAATGATGGCCTGCTCCACACACCCGATGGTGCTCTTTTGGTTTGCCTTGCTTTGGGTGCAAGAAGGAGCGCTAGGATCAGCCGATCTCCTTGGGCGTGAGTGTTGGTTGGTTGGTTAAGTGCGGGAGAAGGATGGTGATGATGGGATCAAGGGAGATGGGTGGCCTCCTTTGGCTTGCTTAGTAGAATTAATTGCCCACCAAGTGATCATGATTGCGTGGTCATCTAATCTTGGTGAGACCACTTAGTCCCTTTGGAAACTTGGGAAAGAAAAAGGGGTGAAGCAACTCTTGGTGGGCTTAGGTATATCAATTGCTTTTTTTATGTGCAAAAAGTCTTCTGGACTTTTTATTGCTCGTATGAGAAATCCGAGTGGAAGTATTGAGTACATACCATTCATTTGCAACTAAAACTTCATTATAATTGCAAGTACGAGTgagtatacaaaaaaaaaaaattacgaagTCGAAATATGGTTAAAATTAATATCCCAGAGCATTATAGTCATATATAATGTGtgatttttttaagttttattatgattttttatgataGGCATGTAGGAATCCTTGCCTTGCTCGTGGGTGGGGCTTTACAATGGTTATTGGAGGCAACCAGGTGAAAAGGCCCAGCCTCTCGACGAACATGTGAACGGGTCGGATCGAAGCCATCACGGCCCGATGCGGTAATGGGACGCCTCACCAAAGTCCTCGTAGATAAATGGAGGGTAGGATACCTGTTTTGTCCCTATAAGAATCCCCTTATGATTCATCTCCGGCCGCCGAGAGGCCTCCGACGTCTCGGAGATCGAGAAGCGCTACGATCTTGGAGGGGCCTCAAGGACAAGGCGCaggtttcttctcctcctcctcctcctttgtctCGCCATCCTCTTCTTTTTTCTAGAGTTTCGAGtcggtttctttttttttccggTTGGTTTTCGAGGAATGGCAGGCAGCATGCGGTAAGCCTACGAAGGTGCAAACGGAGAGCAAGTCACGCCGTGGTTTTTGAAATTATTGTCGACCCTCGCCAGCAAGTCCACGACGGCCTGGTTCGATTTCATCGAAGAAGACGAGGCTGGAGTCGGTCCCTCGCCCTTTTTCGTTTTGTTTCTGCTTCTCTTGCTTCTTCTTGGCAATGGAATCTGCTCACCCCATCGTCGTTAGGGATTGAAGGTATGAGACAGTGGTTCCTACATCATGTGATTAGTGATAATTTTGCTTCCTTATGTGCCCAAAGAAGTCACTGGAAAACCTTTCCCCACCTTCTcctcccctcttttttttttttttgtttgtttgtttccgAGTCAGAAGGTTTTGAGGGTTTATTCTCTTTGGTATTTGTTAAATATAAAAGTAGAGGGTGTTGTTGGTACGGCATTTCTATGCAAAGAAACAAACATGTGAGATCAATATATGCCAAGTGTTGtccatttttttctattttgaatACAGCTTGACATGCTCCTGTTGGTATTGAATACCGGTAATTGTTTCGATAGGTACAAGTCATTCAAGCTGACTCGTTCTCATCGTATTGTTATCAAATCTACCTACCAAGCTTATCCATCTGCGGGGGAGGCAAAAGAAGAAGGCTTTAACACGCCTCGACAGACTCTAAATGGCTGAACATAAAGAGTAGTTACATGTCCCCCCAATGGCAAGTAAAAGTCAGATAGACAAAAGGAACAGCCACTCAACCTTTGCTCTTTCTCACAAGAACCCAAGGAATAAACAAATGATACCTTTACAGGGCTCCGTCTCATGATCTCGTATGAAATTCCGACATTGAGTGATATTTTGGCTACCATTTCTTTCTATATGGCGAGTTGGAAAGACaagacacatacatacatacacattacTAATTATTAATCTCGCCACACACACACGTCAGCTCAACTGGTTGCACCACCGATAATCGCAGCAATTGCAGAAAGCGCAGCCTGCTCATGGAAGACCGTGAACCACCCCCACTCATCAGAAAAACTTCATAACTTTTGTAAATTGACATGCTAATTCAGCCATTCGATTTTATGATTGATCATCCAAAACACATATTGTACATACAGTATGTAAGCTATACAGTACATTATCCACAAGTAATGTTGTTGACTGACATAAACGGGACATTGTGAAAGTGTACGCTCTGTTTAAGCAATAAGATCAATAATTCAATGCGGGTACTCCACTTGATCCGTCGTCATCTAAAGTAATTTGTtgacccccaaaaaaaaaaaaaaaaaaaaggttcacaATAGAGTATTGTGTCTTAAGATCTCTGATTTGAGCAACGCTCGTCTATCAGAACCACATTTTTACAAACCTTGTAATTTCTCTATCATACATTTACCGGTCTCAATGCAGGCCCATCTTTAGATGCCACTGCCACATGATGAATAGAAACCCTAATGAAATAAACTCGATGACAAAGAAATCCGCATACATCAGTGCTCGAGTGGATCAAGATGGTGGGATAACAAAATGAGTAAAACTCGAGCATGATCCACGTACAGATGGTTCCTACGCACAGTTGAGCATGATCCACCCATGCGCTTAAGaattaattcatcaagcaattctaATGAGTGAAATGTCTGATCACGGTAAGCATCGTCTATAAACTCTCGACCATCACACATCTCCATCTCATTCCACTTTAATCCGAGCTCCCTAATTCCCTACTTACGCTACGACGCATACAACCATTTTATTTCTC contains:
- the LOC135650728 gene encoding rac-like GTP-binding protein 7, with product MSTPRFIKCVTVGDGAVGKTCMLISYTSNTFPTDYVPTVFDNFSANVIVDGSTVNLGLWDTAGQEDYNRLRPLSYRGADVFLLAFSLTSKASYENIYKKWIPELRHYAPNVPIVLVGTKLDLREDKQFFIDHPGARPITTAQGEELKKMIGAAVYTECSSKTQQNVKAVFDAAIKVVLCPPKPKKKTRKQRTCFIL